Genomic DNA from Theobroma cacao cultivar B97-61/B2 chromosome 3, Criollo_cocoa_genome_V2, whole genome shotgun sequence:
aATAAAGACCATGATAGTGTTTTGTTGTTCTAAAGATTTAACTTATATGTATCACTTTCCAATTCTTTGCTGTGATTTCATCTCTGAAGAAATGCTTTCAGTCACAGTCAATCTGCTTGGAAATTTATGAGTAGATTTTCTGAATGCTGTCACCTGTAAGTTCTGTATTAACAAGATAATGATCAGTGTCTACTGCCAGTCTGGCAGTTCCGAGGaaaaatttgtatttcttttatCTCTTTACTCTTGTATAAAAAACTTTTGCCCAAGTGAAGGAGTTGCTGTGTTTTCTGAGCTCATCTTCTAACATAAGACTCATGAGTTGCCATAGAAGATTTGCCCAAAATGATAGTAGTTAGCAAGTGACCATATAGATTGGCATAACCACCTTCCATTTGTCTATAACCTTATTAATTGTGCATTCATTAAAATCATCCTGTTGACTTTTTGTTGTGTTGGTTTCTTTTCAGCTGCTAACGAAAGCAATTCAGAGAAGTTTCCTTGTTTCTGCTGACATGGCACATGCCGTGCACCCAAATTATATGGTATGTTGTTGCAGATGAGTCATAACTTGCAGTTGcagataatttattttgttgcaCTGTGGTCATATGGTGTTATCCGCAGGACAAACATGAAGACAACCATCAGCCTAAGTTGCATGGGGGACTCGTTATCAAACACAATGCAAACCAACGTTATGCAACCAATGCAGTCACTTCTTTCATATTCAGGGAAATAGCAATGCAGCATAACCTTCCTGTTCAGGTCAGATCCATCCATAAccatatattttaatgtgCAAATTCTAGTGAGAAGGAAACATCATTTCATGTGTTCTATAGCATTTGTAACTTCGTAAAGCACCTTTGATCTTTTGGAATTGAATCCTTAACAATCATCttatttctttaaataaaatcgAACATAACAAGAGGAGAGCTTTTGCTGAAAATAAGAACTTCATCCAGTTTCAAGTAAACAGAATAAGCTTATTATAAGTGCTGGTATTACAAATCCATTCTTCACTTGCTTGTGGTTCTCACACAATGTAATGTAGCATCACGTACTATCTGAAGATGGTGCTCAAAAGAAATGCTTTTCTGTTATGACAAACTGGTTTAATGGATGAACTGAttatttcagaaaatttatgtaCGCACAGGATTTTGTGGTGCGCAATGATATGCCTTGCGGCTCAACCATCGGTCCTATCCTGGCAAGTGGTGTGGGGATCCGTACAGTGGATGTTGGTGCTCCTCAATTGTCAATGCACAGCATACGAGAAATGTGTGCTGTTGATGATGTGAAACATTCATATGAGCATTTCAAGGCCTTCTTCCAAGAGTTCTCTCATCTTGACACCAAGATTACAGTCGACATGTAGATCCCCTCTCCATCTTCGGCAAGAGGTGCAATAACCAAAAAGACTTCTAAATAGCCGCGATTTAGGTTCTTGCTCAAAATGCCATGCAACCACGAGGATGATGTTGCATAGTAAGTTGCTGGACTAGTTGGTATGTTTTTCTGGATCTACAATTTAACGGTGGCATTGATCAAGGGTTCTGTCAGTGGCTTAAGATTCCGATACCTAACAATAAGGTTGCAGATGGGTTGGATGTGTCTTAATGTTTTTCTGCATCAATAACAATGTTCTGTCCAGTCACTAGATAGAAAACTTTGGATGGCATTGTGGAAAAAATGTATCAGGTTCCAACTTTACCATGATTTGGAGGATTTCTTTTTCCACCATACGAGAAATTCTCTCTAAATTAATGAATGTGCAAAAAGGCCAATTTCTTCCCAAAGCAGTATTACATAAATCTTGCCCTGTTCCAACTCCTCCAGAcacaattcaaattattaGGCCATTTGTAAGACTGTTAGTATATAAAACTCATAAACTCATGAATTAATCGATTAATTGTAGTTAATTAAGTTAGAGATTGTATTTGATGTACTGatagtataaaattttaatacagGAGATATTGtcacttttattaaaaaaataaatacatttCTTTAAAGGACTTacaaacaaatattttcaatgttcttaaaaaagattaaattaaatttttttatctctttcCAACTCTCGCACCCAATCTCTtcccttctctcttttttcatcCATTATCAACAATAGAAATTTAAATCTAGTGATTGTTATCATAATTAAACTTAAACTCTATCAAAACTTAAATGGAAAAAGCTGGACTTGTAATCGttcataaatttcaattagTTATTCTTAATTTTCACATTATAATAGattttgtaaaacaaaaaacagatACAGAATGTTGTGAAACTTATATATTGAGACCCTAATACTGttatttaaccaaaaaaaaaaaaagtaatcaaaaaaatcaacaagaaaaactaatgactaattttcaatggaagaaaaattatggaaaattAACAACTATTAAGTGGTTAAGCTTACTTTGACTTTGATTCTTTTACTGTCTTTACTGAATAGCCGATAATTTAAAGGTAGTGTTTAGAGGACAAGGACTTATAATTCACCTTAtagatttttatgattatatttcaaaaatgaattttaattagttttgctttctttttccatttttaattttgaatcagttaatttttcttgttgatttttctaaggagtcttttatctttttattaaacaCCAGTAACTTCTTTTCATTAAACAACACTAGCTTTTCCATTAAAGTTTTGATAGAGTCTGAATTTAATTATAGCAAAAATCACTAGACTTAGATTTCTATGGTTGTTAATGGACAAAAAACGAGTGAAAAAGATGAGATCGGATGAGAGttgaaaagagagaaaagaaaaattatttttttattttaatatatatatatatatatatatattttaaaaaaaaatagaaatatttatatttaagttcatcaaagatttatatttgtttttttatgaaGTAACACTATCTCATAGCCCGGCAATGTACCGAATATAACCCGAATAAGATAATCAGGTTCTGCTGTGCAACCTTTTTCAATAAACAAATCGATCATCacataataattcaaaaggGCAATTGCTAATATCAGATTCCTCAGTCACGTAACTGGAGTATTGCCAGTAGCAAATATATTTCAGAAGAATATGGCATACATATGAAACATTTTGATTTGCAAGGGGCGAAACAAAGCACCTTTCAAATTAATACCCAACAATTATTTGTTGTCAATCTATAGTatcattatttaaatataagcatcatcatcaacactTGAACCACAAGAGCCGGGTTTGGGCTAAAACAGTAATGAGATAATAATGGATCAGAGTATCAGAACGTGTACCCAAAACATGAGCAAAAATCCAAGAAAAttctcaataaaaaaaaaaaaaaattctgctTTGTAAGTTAAGAGAACCAACATTCATGAGTGGAGCACCTTCTGAACCTCAGCCCTAATGGGATTTCATCATGAAAGTGCCTTTCGAACCTCATCCGTAACCTCCTTAGGAGGCTTCTCTGCATGAAGCTTTGCAACTATTCCCTTCTTGGCATAATAATCGATCACCTAAATTTCAAACAACAGGATTAAAAATgttaatgacaaaaaaaaattcagaaagAAATAACTAGACATGACAGAGTACACAAAGGGTTAAAAAAGAGCATTCATCATTCGACAAGAACCATCAAGATGTTCCATTAGATCCAGTTCACATAATTGGACGTAACAACCCAATAGTGTAGAGGAATATGATACTCCCTCTCATATCATTCAAGCCACATGCTCAATTAGCTTGTCACTTTTATTGTATCTTCCCTTTTAGTAAATGCCTAGCACCCATTCTAGTAACTCTTCAATTCCAAAAGACTTTTCAATTCCAAAAGACTTTTAAGGAATTCATACTAAAACGATTGTGGATCTTTCACATTTAGCACAGAAATAGTTAGGAAACAAAAAGCATACTGGTTCAGTTTGCTTGTGAAACGACTCTAGCCTTGACTTGAGAACAGCTGCAGTATCATCTTTACGTTGAATCAATGGTTCCCCAGTCACCTTGAAGAGAACAAAAACACAGAAGCAAGTTTGTTAACATAACTGCAACTAGCTCTTTAAGAAAATGGTGATGCAGCTTAAAGAGAGGTAGCTGGATTGACCGTTATTAGTGTATCAacaaatttggattaaattcaGGCATGTAAAGGTCTCCTGATAAATTGCTTAATTTAACACTTGCATTCACCCACTGgtgaaaaaggtgaaaagGCTGTGCCCAAATCCTTGGCAACCAAATTTGCATTTATGTGACAAACAGATGTAAAATGAGGATTACTTATGTTTGACTTACATCATCAATGCCAGGAACTTTAGAAGGTGCAAATTTCGTATGATAGGTCCTACCACTAGAAGGGTGGATCCAGCGACCAGTAATCCTCTCCTCCAAGATCGCATCATCAATTGCAAAATCGAGTACCTTATCAACTTTAACTCCCTGCTTTGTAAGCATTTCATCAAGCTGCAAATTGAAGAGCAAGACTACATATTTAGAAGTGTGGGTAtaacaattttaaaagctCAAGGTTCtgcaggagagagagagagaaagagcataaagatttgaagaagGCAACACCTTCTGTGCTTGGACTACAGTCCTTGGAAATCCATCAAGAATGAAACCTTTTTGACATGAAGGTTTCTTCATCGCTTCATCGATAATGCCAACAACCAGATCATCAGAAACAAGTTCTCCCTGAGAAACAACCACAAAATATCTCATTAGCAATCCAGTAAGAACCATTAATATAAGCCAGACAGGTTgtggaaataattttaaccGTATCCATAGCCTCCTTGGCCTTGACACCAAGTGGAGTTTTAGCAGCAACAGCAGCTCTAAGCATATCACCAGTGGCCAAGTGACACAAGCAGTACTCGTCCTTAATAATTGGTGATTGAGTACCTTTTCCTGATCCAGGTGGACCTGCCAACCATAAGATTTCCCAATAATTAAAACAGGGCCATCCTTCTACCAAGTGCTAAACAGTAGAAAATACTGATAGTAATGTAAAGAACGCTAACAGAATGGCAGAATGTTTTTGAGATGTTGCTACCAGTATGATACAGACAGTTACAAATGCTTGATACCTTGAgtagaaaataatataaaatcaaactttagTATCTTTCTATTAACTTTCAAGCAGCCCAAATTCCAATCTGATTTTGGGTCAATGAGTTAGTTCGTTCAAATGAAATTGGAAGGCAACAAAAAGTAAAGTCGAGAACCTATGCAAGCAAGACGTGTAATTTGGATTAGGCAATTGAATGGACGTTGCTGCAAGGAACTGTGACGCAAAAGACAGACTCATTTCATATCAGGTCATGGACAAGGGGCATTAATAGCTGGTCTTCAAAAATCTATGCACAATTTGAAGGGAAAAAGGTGAATGCAGATGaaatatataatacaaaattGGCATGAAAATATGGACTAGGATTTGTTGCAATGACCATACAAAGAtgaaatatgtaaaaaaaaatatatgatttaACAAAGTAacaggaaaacaaaaaaccccAATACCCTACTGGTCATTGATCTAGAGTTTGCTCAGGGAAAgacccatttttttttcactaaacgtaaataaatgatatttgtaAAGTTAAAAAACTATAATTTCTGAGAAACAAACTTTCCCAACATTCCACCTttcagaaacaaaagaaaggggGGTCACGGCTCAGGCAATGCACTCAACCGAGCATAGACGGcaattaatcaattagaaaTTCTCCCAATGCCCCCACTTTGCTTTTACATACgtatttattcatttaaattgTATGAAAAGTAAAACAGTACAAAATACTCAGTGGAATTCAGAGCTTTCAAAACTCATAGCGCATTCACGGTTCTGTCtaaaccaattaaaaaaatctgaCAAAAACCAGCTTCAACAGAGTGTCGGATCTGAAAGTTCTATGTTAGTTCTCAACAAAATAACAGAGGAATCTAATACaaagcaaatatatatatatatatatatagagagagagagagagagagagaggagggaCTGTACCAATGAGGATGAGGCGTTTATCCGGTTTGGAGGCGCACTTCATGCGACGGAGCAGCTCAGTCATCAGTGATTCCGATGGTACATCTTCCAAGTTCACTGAACTGCTCgccattttctctctctttggttttttttttttgggggggaaAGGTTTTGGGTTTTAACACGAAAACtgagagaagagagaaaggaaaagaaggatttttctttgttgttttaGGCCTGAGACAGAGAGTAGTTGAGATTTGAGATAGGTTTTCTAAGCTTCTTTACTTTGGTTCGGAGCAACCAACGCTTCAAACTCAAGCAGCGGTCTTCATGGTTTGTTCCAAAgttactgttttgccctttTTCCTTCCAAATACTAATGCTACTTCCCACTTTAATATTAATCTTTTTtcctaattttattcttcccttcggaaaaattcattcttgctttcttatttaaataatgCATTATTTATGATaactatattatataaaattgatatgtaagatttttaaaaaaatcatagttATTAATAAGAAGATGACAGAGTACAtaaattcttgttttttttttgttaaaaatttaatgaaaatgaaatttataaaaaatgaatatagAAAAATCCATAAAAACGGAGGGAATAATAAGAAATTAACATCCATGGTGAGGGTTCCACTGTCACCCCTTTGAATATCCATCTTTGCCTAGGGCTCTTCTTCTTAGTTGTCCATTTAAATACAAGTGATtcaattttactttttcaatccattttctcttcactAATGGAAGTCAATTTCCAGCAAGCAGAAACATGTGCTATGATGGCAGTGTCAGGTAACATGCAAATACCAGAAGCAACGAAAAAGTAGGCCAAATTTTAGATTAATACATTGAGACgaaaattcaagaaattgCTAAATTTCCGGCCAGGCACCCAAATTCCTTCACCAGACAAAAGTTGAGGGAGTTTTAacaatgaaggaaaaaaaaaacatattaccATTTCTACAACTAAAAAGTACTTAAAAACACTAATGTAGCTTGCATTAGACAAAATTTAGCAAACAGTGAGAATTTCACTCTTCAATTTCACTCATGGGACTTCTTCGTTTTCTTTTTAGCTTCACTTCCAGCTCCTTCATCTttactcttctttttcttcttcttctttgctGTTCCATCCTGCTCGGTAACATCCCCATTTACACCATTTGCTTGCTCCTCTTCCACCTGCTCTTGCTccgtctttcttttctctttctttttccttttcttctctgATTTAGCATCCTCTGAAGCATCTCCATTTGTAGCAGCAGCTGGTTTATCCTCAGCCATAGTCTCACCATCTTCtgtttttgattttcttttcttacttttctTTACGGAAGCTTCACCAGGTTGTGTGTCTTCCATTTCAAGATCTATATGAGGCACCGCAACAGATAAATATTGTAAATGGACATCTTGTTCAATTGCCAAAGCACATAGATTAACTGcagtaaaataatttataaagatGCGACAGGACACAATATGCAACATGCCAAACACTGGGTCTAAGCTGTTCAGCTCAAGGGCATATCAAAATTTGAAGGCCTCAGGTGCAAGGTATTGCATCCCTTACTTCTATCAAAGATCCTCTTACAGTGAAACACCAAATATTTGAAATTGTACAAAAAGCAAGAAGCCACAGCTCCACGTACCTTTGCTCTCAGTACTTTCAATTGCAGCCTTCATCACATCAATGTTTTTCCGAGGTGCAACACCCTTGTCATAGAATTCAAGTCGTTCCTCAACTTGTTCTCGGAGTTTCTCCCCAAAAACAGTGGTGCCCCTATCTGCAAACAAGATGAGAATTGAGTGACTTAAGGGGAAAACTTACAGAGTATGAGgaaataacaattataattaccTGCAAAACAATCTATGCGAGATGCAATGGAACACTTGTTTGCAAGATACCGTGCCATTCGGCCTTTGTTTCTTGCAGATGCTCGGCCAATGAAGGATGAATGGAAAATTAAACCATACTTAGGTGTGTTTCCCCGTGTTTTGAGAGCCCTGAAGACAGCAAGCAATGAGTGAAGCCAATGCCTTAATACTAAAGGATAAGAAAAATGTCaacagaaaaaagaattttttcaTAGCAACACACAAATCAAGGTTCTGCTCAAAAAGGGCCTAAATTTTAGCAAGAGCCCAGCTCCCCATACATTTCATAGCTCCACATATCATAAGAATATAAGGTGCAAAGTAAAATACCTGAAGAGGGCCTTCTCTGCCCCAAGAATCTGAAGAGTTGAAGAGGGGCACTTTGCCAAATTCGTGAGACTACCAGCATGTGAGATCAACCGAGCCCCAACAACTTCCCCAATCAATGATGCCAAATTTGGTGCAATGTCATTCATCTTAGTCACTAGATAATCGTAAAGATTCTTCCTGTACTCGGCCAGATCCATTACTCTCTGAGCAAATAGCTGAACATTAATCAAATCAACTGGGGTCAAATCTTGACCTGCAAAAGGGCGGAAAAAGGAACAAGTGAATAAGGTGTATGAGAAAATAAGGTCGAATTGTGGTATAAATACAAGAGATCTACCCATTGATGCTTTGCCAGCTTCTACAACTTCTTTGGCTTTGTCCTCATCCCCGAGTATCTCAGTTAAGGCAGGGATGTGTTCTTCAGACAACTTTGACTTGTCCTCTATAAGCTTTGCAACTCTAGCATAAAGATAATTGTCATTGACGATCTTTACCAACTCAGGGAAATGCCAAGAGTACCATTCCCTGCAGGAAGTGATCAACCAGAggatattattaaataaaatcaatgcCTGTATATAA
This window encodes:
- the LOC18605075 gene encoding adenylate kinase 4, whose amino-acid sequence is MASSSVNLEDVPSESLMTELLRRMKCASKPDKRLILIGPPGSGKGTQSPIIKDEYCLCHLATGDMLRAAVAAKTPLGVKAKEAMDTGELVSDDLVVGIIDEAMKKPSCQKGFILDGFPRTVVQAQKLDEMLTKQGVKVDKVLDFAIDDAILEERITGRWIHPSSGRTYHTKFAPSKVPGIDDVTGEPLIQRKDDTAAVLKSRLESFHKQTEPVIDYYAKKGIVAKLHAEKPPKEVTDEVRKALS
- the LOC18605076 gene encoding nucleolar protein 56 — protein: MALYLLYESASGYALLQAQGLDEIGQNTEAVRNSVADLNRFGKVVQLTAFHPFESALDALNQCNSVSEGLMTDELRSFLELNLPKVKEGKKSKFSVGVAEPKLGSHISETTKITCQSGEFVLELLRGVRLHFDKFIKDLKPGDLEKAQLGLGHSYSRAKVKFNVNRVDNMVIQAIFLLDTLDKDINSFSMRVREWYSWHFPELVKIVNDNYLYARVAKLIEDKSKLSEEHIPALTEILGDEDKAKEVVEAGKASMGQDLTPVDLINVQLFAQRVMDLAEYRKNLYDYLVTKMNDIAPNLASLIGEVVGARLISHAGSLTNLAKCPSSTLQILGAEKALFRALKTRGNTPKYGLIFHSSFIGRASARNKGRMARYLANKCSIASRIDCFADRGTTVFGEKLREQVEERLEFYDKGVAPRKNIDVMKAAIESTESKDLEMEDTQPGEASVKKSKKRKSKTEDGETMAEDKPAAATNGDASEDAKSEKKRKKKEKRKTEQEQVEEEQANGVNGDVTEQDGTAKKKKKKKSKDEGAGSEAKKKTKKSHE